From the genome of Bradyrhizobium sp. ORS 278:
GGAACGGCGACGCCCCGCCGCCGCCGCTGCCGCAGAGCGTAGTGGACGCGACAAGCCAGCGCTATCTCGAGGCGTTCCGGCGCGTGACGGAACGGGAGCTGAAGGTCTGAGGATTCTAAGCTCACGCGTTGACGCCTGGATCGGGACTTTTTGTAGTAGCGCGCATTGTCGACAGTGTGCATCGTGGACCCCCAACCCCGATCCTCCCCGCAACGCGGAGGGGTCAATCCTGAGCCGCTCTGTTAGTCGAGTCCGAACTTCTCACTCGTCTGCGCGCAATCCTAGCAAGAGGTTCGCTCTCTCTTCTCCCCTCCCCCTTGCGCGGAGGGGTCGGGGGTGGGGGTCCGCTCGGCGAGCTCATCATGATGCGCACCAACACGCCCGCAGCGCCGTCGCGCCCGAGTTGATCAAGACAGAACCCTCTGAACTTGCCGAGGGCGCAGGGAAGGCCGGGAGCTGGCTGCTCCCATGGCCCGCGTGCGATAAAAGAATGCACGCGGCGGTCACCACAGGTTCAGCCGGAACATCCCGGCCCTCCCTGCGCGATGGGTTTACGTCTGCTCCGTGCTCTCCCCGGGGACCGGCTTGTTTGCCCCCGTCACGTCGGCCACGCGTCCTGTCACGGATCGCATCGCGCGGGGCTTGGCGCCAGCTTCGGGGCGCCAGGACCACACGGCTTGAACGTCCGCGGAGCTGTCCATCGTCCAGCGCATCAGCACCTGACAGACCCGCGGCCACCGCTCCCCGCCTCTACGTATCGTGACGACGCGTACGCCCCTCTGCATGAGGTCGGGATGCACGGAATAGATCATGATTTCGGAAAAATAGCAAGCCCAAATCTCGCCTTTGCGAACCGCAATTGTTTGTTCCGCTAACAGCGTTCTTCGCGCGAACGCGACAAATGTCTGGCGAGAAACTCACTCAGCACCTCGATCCGGGCCGGCCGCACATGCGCGGCTGGCGTGATGAAGTACAACCCGCCGCCCGGGAGCTTCCAGTCCGGCAGCAGAATTTCCAGCCGCCCTTCGGCGACGTGGGGATCAGCGACGAAGCATGGCAGTTCGGCGATGCCGATGCCGTCCAGCAATGCGGGCAGCAGCGCATCGATGTTCGTCACCGACAGCGGTCCGGTCGGCGTCACCGCGGCCTCGCGGCCGTCGGTGTGGGTCAGATGCCATGTCGCCGTCCGGGCGCGATAGGCATAGCCGAGGCAATGATGGACGTTCAGCTCGGCGGGGGTTTGCGGCCGGCCGTAGCGGGCGATGTAGTCCGGCGACGCCACCAGGAAGCGGCCCATTGGGCGCAGGCGCCGGGCGATCAACGACGAGTCCGGCAGTGCGGCGATCCGCAACGCGGCATCGAAGCCGTCGCCGATCAGATCGACGGTGGCGTCGCTGAGATGCAGGTTGAGCGTGATCTCCGGGTATTCGCGCACGAACGCGGGAAGCAGCGGGCTGACTTCGCGCAGGCCGAACGACATCGGCACGGCGAGATTGACGGTGCCGCGCGGACGGCTGGACAGTTCGCGCGCGGCGCTTTCCGCCTCCTCCGCCTCCCGCAGCATGCGCGCGCCGCGCTCGGCGAGCGTCCGGCCGAAATCGGTCAGCGCCACCTTGCGCGAGGTCCGATTGAGCACCCGCGCGCCGAGCCGGTCCTCCAGGCGGGTGATGGCCCGGGAGACCGTTGCCACCGAAAGGTTCAAGGCGCGGGCAGCGCCGGCGAACGAGCGTTCCTCTGCCACCCTCGCGAGCAGGGCGAGGCCCTCGAAATCGGGTAAGCGGGTGCTCGACATCCACTTTCCTGCAACGATGACTTTCAACTGTTTCTATATCGGAGTTGCAGGCGTTTCGCCATCCTCTGCTGGCCAACACGACAGGAGAGACCCCCATGGCCCAGAAACTCAGCGAAAAGATCGCCGTCGTGACCGGCGGAACCAGCGGCATCGGCCTCGCCTCCGCCAAGCGCTTCGCCGCCGAAGGCGCCCACGTCTATGTCACCGGCCGTCGGAGGCCGGAGCTGGAAGCCGCGGTGACCGCGATCGGCCGGAGTGCGACCGGCGTCCAGGCGGATGCCACCAAGCTCTCGGACCTCGACGCGCTCTATCAGAAGGTGAAGCAGGATGTCGGCCGCATCGACGTGCTGTTCGTCAATGCCGGCGGCGGCTCGATGCTGCCGCTCGGACAGATTACCGAGCAGCAATATGACGACACGTTCGATCGCAACGTGAAGGGCGTGCTGTTCACCGTGCAGAAGGCGCTGCCGCTGCTGCGCGACGGCGCCTCGGTGATCCTGACCGGCTCCACAGCCGGCACCGAAGGCACGCCCGCCTTCAGCGTCTACGGCGCCTCGAAGGCCGCGGTGCGTGCCTTCGCGCGCAACTGGATCCTCGATCTCAAGGACCGGCGCATTCGCGTCAATACCTTGAGCCCCGGCGCAACCAAGACTCCGGGCCTCGTCGAGCTCGCCGGTCCGGACGCCGCGCAGCAGCAGGGGCTGCTCGACTATCTCGCCTCACGCATTCCGCTCGGACGCGTGGGCGATCCCGACGAGATCGCCAAAGCGGCGGTGTTCCTCGCCTCCGACGATTCCAGCTTCGTCAACGGCGCCGAACTGTTCGTCGATGGCGGACAGGCGCAGGTGTGAAGCAAGCCATCGCCGTAACCGCTATATTGCAGCGAGCCGTTGAAGGTTATCGACCACGATTAGCACCGCGTGCGACGTTGCCGTACGCGGGCGCCTATGACCCCGTCAGGAACAAGTCATGTCGCATTCATCAGACAACTACGACCATCTTCTCCGGTCGAACCTCAATCGCGTCTTCAACGAGCGCGATCCAGCAAAGCGCGCGGAGGCGATCGCCGAGCTATTCGTCGAAGTGCCCGTCATGTTCGAGCCGACCAACGTCGTCAACGGTCGAGCGGAGATTTCACGCGTGGCGGGCGACCTGCTTCAACAGTTTGGGCCCGATTTCGTCTTCGTCCCCGTGGGCACCGCAGTAGGTCACCATGGCCTGGCGCATCTGTCTTGGCAGGCTGGCCCGAAGGACGGCCCGATTGCCGTGACCGGCGCCGACGTGGCCGAGATCGTCGATGGCCGAATCGCGCGGCTCTGGGTGTTGCTGAACGCGGCGGCTTAGGACGGAGCGATTCGGGCGCTCACTTCCAGTGACGCTGGAAAACCATCGAGCGGTAGGGTGGGCAAAGGCGAGAGCGCGCTCCATCCTGAGACGTGCTAGCGGTGGCGCCGTGCCCACCGTCTCGCGGCGAGCACGCGGCGCGACGGTGGGCACGCTGCCGCCTTTGGCGGCTGCTTTGCCCACCCTACGGGGATTCACGGTTCAAGCCAACTACTCCTCGAACCCCACGAACACCGTCGCGTCCTTCACCGACTTGCGCTCCGACACCACGGCGTTGGCAGGAAAATCGTGATCGGGCCAGCCGAGCGCGATGCTCTTCATGATGACCTGGTCGGCGGCGATTCCGGCATGCTCGCGCACGACGGGCGACTGCATGATGCCCTGGCTGTTGATGACTGCGCCAAGGCCGCGCGACCAGGCGGCGTTGACCAGCGCGGTCGTCACGGCGCCGCAGTCGAACGGCGTGTCGTCGCTGCCGGCGAGCACGCGGTCATAGGTCACGATGATGCAGACCGGCGCGTCGAACTGGCGGAAGCCGCGCAGCACCCAGTCCTGGCGCTTCTCCTTGTCGTCGCGCGCGATGCCCATGGCGGAAAACAATTGCTTGGCGACGCCGATCTGCCGCTCGCGGTGCTGCCCGTCGAAGGGCTGGCCGATGCGAAACTCGCGCGACTGCGGCACGCCCGCGAGCATGCGCTCCGTGTTGCCGGCGCGGATGCGGTTGAGAGGCTCGCCGGTGATGACGTAGAAATTCCACGGCTGGGTGTTCATCGACGATGGTGCGCGCATCGCCAGCGTGAGGATTTCCTCGATCAGCGCCCTTGGCACGGGATCGGGCTTGTAGCCCCGAATGCTGCGGCGGCCGAGGATGACGTCATCGAATTCCATCTGCGTGGTATTCCTGCCCTGAGAGTTCTTGCGCGGATCATCGCGGCTTTCCGGTTCCGGTGCAAGATTGGCCACGCACAGGGCCGACCGGCTATCTCTTCAACATCGTCACCACCGCTGCCGCCAGATCGGAGGGACTTTCCACCAGACGGCCTGCACCGGAGGTTTCCAACTCCTCCCGACCGCCATAACCCCAGAGCACGCCGAGGCTGCGCATGCCCACGGCGTGCGCGCCGGCGATGTCATGACGACGGTCGCCGACCATCACGCCATGCGCGGCGGTGATACTCCGCTTCATGAGAATATGCGCGAGCAACTCGGGCTTGTGATCGAGCTCGCCTGAAGGCACCGAGCCATGAATGGCTTGGAAGTACGACGCCAGATCGAGATGCTCCAGGATACGGCGCGCGAACAGCTCGCGCTTCGACGTCGCGAGATAGATCCGCAACCCGGCGCGATGCATCTCCTGCAGCGCCTCGCGAATGCCGGGATAGAGCGAGCAGTCGAACAGACCGATATCACCATAATGCCGGCGATAGACCAGGACGGCTTCGTCGACACGGTCGCCGCCAACACGGTCGCCATGAGCCTGCAGCAGCTCGCGCATCATGTCCTGCAAGGGCGGACCGATGAAGGCCGTGATATCCAGTGCTTGATCAGGCGCATGACCGAGCGACCGCAACGCCGCCAGCGCGCTCGCGGCGATGCCGGGGCGCGAGTCGATCAGAGTGCCGTCGAGGTCGAGCAGGACTGCGTGAACGTGGGACATGACCGAGCATAGCGCCCGGCCAGGGGCGCCGCAAACGCCGATGCGCCCGACCGTCGTATCAACCCCATGCAGGACGCTTCAGTCTCTGCATCAGGGCCTGCCGAACACCCATTCGAGCGCGGCATTCTGCGCGTGCAACACGAACGCCTTCGACTGCACCGCGCGACAGGCGCGATGCCGCATCGCGTCGTCAGAAACCTCGTGCCCACGTGTCACGGGCGGGCAAGGCAGGAACTCCAGATCCGGCCGCAGGCCATCCAACAGCGCGGCCGTGATCTGATAGTCCTGCAGGACGCTCGCCTCCTCTTCGATCGGCCAGCAATCCGTGATGATCACGTCGGCGGCCTGCAACGCGTCGAGATCGGTCGTGACGTGGAAGCGCGGCGACTCGCCCTGCGCATGCCAGCGCGCTGGGTAGACCTGAACGACATCGATCGGAAGGATCTGCGCAGCCTCGATCCACGAGCCCAGGATGTTCGCGGCC
Proteins encoded in this window:
- a CDS encoding SDR family NAD(P)-dependent oxidoreductase is translated as MAQKLSEKIAVVTGGTSGIGLASAKRFAAEGAHVYVTGRRRPELEAAVTAIGRSATGVQADATKLSDLDALYQKVKQDVGRIDVLFVNAGGGSMLPLGQITEQQYDDTFDRNVKGVLFTVQKALPLLRDGASVILTGSTAGTEGTPAFSVYGASKAAVRAFARNWILDLKDRRIRVNTLSPGATKTPGLVELAGPDAAQQQGLLDYLASRIPLGRVGDPDEIAKAAVFLASDDSSFVNGAELFVDGGQAQV
- a CDS encoding nuclear transport factor 2 family protein; its protein translation is MSHSSDNYDHLLRSNLNRVFNERDPAKRAEAIAELFVEVPVMFEPTNVVNGRAEISRVAGDLLQQFGPDFVFVPVGTAVGHHGLAHLSWQAGPKDGPIAVTGADVAEIVDGRIARLWVLLNAAA
- a CDS encoding nitroreductase, with amino-acid sequence MEFDDVILGRRSIRGYKPDPVPRALIEEILTLAMRAPSSMNTQPWNFYVITGEPLNRIRAGNTERMLAGVPQSREFRIGQPFDGQHRERQIGVAKQLFSAMGIARDDKEKRQDWVLRGFRQFDAPVCIIVTYDRVLAGSDDTPFDCGAVTTALVNAAWSRGLGAVINSQGIMQSPVVREHAGIAADQVIMKSIALGWPDHDFPANAVVSERKSVKDATVFVGFEE
- a CDS encoding LysR family transcriptional regulator, producing MSSTRLPDFEGLALLARVAEERSFAGAARALNLSVATVSRAITRLEDRLGARVLNRTSRKVALTDFGRTLAERGARMLREAEEAESAARELSSRPRGTVNLAVPMSFGLREVSPLLPAFVREYPEITLNLHLSDATVDLIGDGFDAALRIAALPDSSLIARRLRPMGRFLVASPDYIARYGRPQTPAELNVHHCLGYAYRARTATWHLTHTDGREAAVTPTGPLSVTNIDALLPALLDGIGIAELPCFVADPHVAEGRLEILLPDWKLPGGGLYFITPAAHVRPARIEVLSEFLARHLSRSREERC
- a CDS encoding HAD hydrolase-like protein, encoding MSHVHAVLLDLDGTLIDSRPGIAASALAALRSLGHAPDQALDITAFIGPPLQDMMRELLQAHGDRVGGDRVDEAVLVYRRHYGDIGLFDCSLYPGIREALQEMHRAGLRIYLATSKRELFARRILEHLDLASYFQAIHGSVPSGELDHKPELLAHILMKRSITAAHGVMVGDRRHDIAGAHAVGMRSLGVLWGYGGREELETSGAGRLVESPSDLAAAVVTMLKR